The DNA region CCGTTCCTGCCCATGCTGCCCATGCAGCTTCTGGTGCAGAACCTGCTCTATGACGTATCGCAGATTGCCATTCCGTTCGATAACGTTGACAGCGAATTGCTGATGAAGCCTCAGCAGTGGAGACCGGAAGATATCGGACGATTCATGGTTTTTTTCGGTCCGATCAGCTCGGCCTTTGACATTACGACCTATGCCTTGATGTGGTTTGTGTTTGGGGCCAATACGCCGGAGCACCAGGCATTGTTTCAGTCCGGGTGGTTTGTAGTAGGACTGCTGACCCAGACCTTGATTGTTCACATGATTCGCACCCCACGCATCCCGTTTGTTCAAAGCCGGGCAGCTCCTCCTTTGGTAGTAATGACGGTCATCATCATGGCAATCGGCATTTTTCTGCCCATGGGCCCTTTTGCACACTATTTCAAACTGGAAACCTTGCCACCGCTTTATTTTGTTTTCCTGCCCTTTATTTTGATTGGATACATGGGACTGACCCAACTGATGAAAAGTTTCTATTATCAGCGCTGGGGCTGGCAGTAATCGGGTCAATCGTGTAGACATATATGACCGCCACGATTTTCTGCCCCACCAGATATTTCTCCGCATGTAAATGCTTCAATACATTCAAAAAGATTAATACATCTTTCGAACAGCGCGTTTCCGTAAACGTGCGTACGTTTTGTACCAAATGTCACGAAAAAAACCCGCAACACGCGTATGCTCACAGCATCATGATAAGGTGTTACCCATGAACGCTACAGAAAACAAATGGTACAAGTACATGACTTGGGCCATGCTCTGGTTAATGGTGCTTCGATTAATTGCCATGTGGTTTATTCCATTGAATGAAACCACTGAAGCACGTTATGGTGAAATTGCTCGAAAAATGGTAGAGACCGGTGACTGGATCACTCTTTACCATGATTATGGCGTGCCATTCTGGGCCAAGCCCCCCCTCTCGACATGGTCTTCAGCATTTTTTATGGAGTTGTTTGGGGTCAATGGATTCTGGGCCCGCTTTCCTTCACTCCTATTTGCAATTGGAACCGTCTTACTGACTGGTTTCCTGGTCAAAAAAAGAGAAGGAAATAATGCGGCCATAGCCACAATGGCCATTCTGGCCTCATCTGCCATGTTCTGGATTGGGTCCGCCACAGTCATGACAGATTCTGCCTTGACATTTTCAATCACACTTTCCATGGTTTCTGGATGGAATCTTTTCTCGACTGAATCACGTAAAACAGCATGGGCCATTTTGTTTTATACCGGATTAGGGCTAGGAATGCTGGCTAAAGGTCCACTGGCTCTTGTCCTGATTGGTGGAACATTCCTGCCATTAATTATCTCAAGCAGTCACTGTCGATCAAAAATCCAGCGCATTCTGAATCCTTTTGGAATAATCGTCTTTTTGCTGATATTTATCCCATGGTACTGGATATCAGAATTGAAAACGCCAGGCTTTCTGGAGTATTTTCTGATCGGAGAGCATTTCTATCGCTTCACCAAACCAGGATGGAGCGGAGACAAATACGGATTTGCACATGCAGTACCAATAGGCATGATTAATGTTTATTTGATTATTGGAACTTTCCCTTGGGCTTTTGTTCTGCTTTCAAAAACAAATAAAATAAAGCAATTCATTTTACCTGATTGGAATAAAAACAAAGACTGGCTTGTATTTCTAATTTCATGGATTGTTGCGCCATTGGCATTTTTCTCTCTTTCCAGAAATATAATTGCGCCGTATATATTGCCGGTGATGCCCGCATTTGCCATTTTGACATGGGAAATGCTCGGAAAAAGTACAGGAGCGAAACTTGTTGGAGTTTGGGTACTGGTTCAGACATCCATAGTAACCATAACGCTCAGCAGTGGAGCATTTTTTATGGACAAGATCGATAGCTCATACAAACCGATCGCTGCCCTGCAAGA from Laribacter hongkongensis DSM 14985 includes:
- a CDS encoding ArnT family glycosyltransferase, yielding MNATENKWYKYMTWAMLWLMVLRLIAMWFIPLNETTEARYGEIARKMVETGDWITLYHDYGVPFWAKPPLSTWSSAFFMELFGVNGFWARFPSLLFAIGTVLLTGFLVKKREGNNAAIATMAILASSAMFWIGSATVMTDSALTFSITLSMVSGWNLFSTESRKTAWAILFYTGLGLGMLAKGPLALVLIGGTFLPLIISSSHCRSKIQRILNPFGIIVFLLIFIPWYWISELKTPGFLEYFLIGEHFYRFTKPGWSGDKYGFAHAVPIGMINVYLIIGTFPWAFVLLSKTNKIKQFILPDWNKNKDWLVFLISWIVAPLAFFSLSRNIIAPYILPVMPAFAILTWEMLGKSTGAKLVGVWVLVQTSIVTITLSSGAFFMDKIDSSYKPIAALQENKTQPAKSYYLSDKRLYSFEFYSNGKAHQLKDIAQINCKESVYLSLPESDLDKLNQKCGHSVKYTDLTKNKNKAWVLVQLPSGELQ